From Methylococcus capsulatus:
TCGGTCTGTAGTAAATCATCGGTGCGAAATCCGGGCAAGACGGGCGGTCAGGATTTGCTCAAGGAAAGCAGGTCGCAGCCGCCGTCGATGAGGAAAATGCCCTCGGGAAAGCTCTGGCGGCCAAGCCGGATGCGCTCGCCATGCTGGGGAAAGGGATAAATCCGGACGTCGTCGCGGCGGGGATCGATGATGTCGGCGATGGTTTCGAGCATGCGCGCCCGTTT
This genomic window contains:
- the cas2 gene encoding CRISPR-associated endonuclease Cas2 yields the protein MAQNTPRLHIISYDIADPRRLTRLHRYLSGLGIPLQYSVFVAKLSPRKRARMLETIADIIDPRRDDVRIYPFPQHGERIRLGRQSFPEGIFLIDGGCDLLSLSKS